Proteins encoded by one window of Rubrobacter indicoceani:
- a CDS encoding phosphatase PAP2 family protein codes for MQTRPLEGVLHDRPRAATALVVLVLAFAFTAVAVLLGLTRGFDVATLLFLDANLPESLSGTMLFFTTIGYYRVCAVLAFAAAGVFFFLGWRVSAMAILVSTPGGMIATTILKYTFGRERPDLIDSGYTAGYLSFPSGHATMAVGFYGFLAVILFLHLQGPLRWVVAATGVFVAAMISLSRMYLGVHYPSDVLAGALVPPTLLALAALISSRRGKKPAA; via the coding sequence ATGCAGACCAGACCTCTAGAAGGTGTCCTGCACGACAGACCCCGGGCCGCGACGGCCCTTGTGGTTCTCGTTCTCGCTTTTGCTTTTACGGCCGTTGCGGTCCTGCTCGGCCTGACGCGGGGCTTCGATGTCGCGACGCTTCTTTTCCTCGACGCGAACCTGCCGGAGAGCCTCTCCGGTACGATGCTCTTCTTTACGACCATCGGCTACTACCGGGTCTGCGCGGTGCTGGCGTTTGCGGCGGCGGGTGTTTTCTTTTTTCTCGGGTGGCGCGTCTCTGCTATGGCCATCCTTGTTTCGACCCCGGGCGGGATGATCGCTACGACCATCCTGAAGTACACCTTCGGGCGCGAGAGACCGGACTTAATAGACTCCGGCTACACCGCCGGGTATCTGTCCTTCCCGAGCGGCCACGCTACGATGGCGGTCGGGTTCTACGGGTTTCTGGCGGTGATACTCTTTCTGCATCTGCAAGGTCCGCTGCGGTGGGTCGTCGCGGCGACGGGGGTATTCGTCGCGGCGATGATCTCCCTCAGTCGCATGTACCTCGGGGTCCACTACCCGTCCGACGTCCTCGCCGGCGCCCTTGTCCCCCCGACGCTTCTGGCTCTGGCGGCCCTGATCTCCTCCCGGCGCGGAAAGAAACCCGCCGCTTGA